In bacterium, a single window of DNA contains:
- a CDS encoding Ferredoxin, 2Fe-2s produces MQEQDALYPVCIFVCTNNRGNAEGVRVSCGVHGAEEIRIALKAACKTHGVQERVRVHSSGCMEGCEIGPNVLIEPAHRLYSGVTMADVDDIIARHVATEALPPSTD; encoded by the coding sequence ATGCAGGAACAGGATGCCCTGTACCCCGTCTGCATTTTTGTCTGCACCAACAATCGGGGAAACGCCGAAGGTGTGCGGGTGTCGTGTGGCGTCCACGGCGCGGAGGAAATCCGGATCGCGCTGAAGGCGGCCTGCAAGACGCATGGGGTCCAGGAGCGGGTGCGGGTCCATTCGTCGGGCTGTATGGAAGGCTGCGAGATCGGCCCCAATGTCCTGATCGAACCGGCCCATCGACTCTACTCCGGGGTGACGATGGCGGATGTCGACGACATCATTGCACGCCACGTTGCCACGGAAGCGCTGCCTCCATCAACAGACTAG
- the upp gene encoding Uracil phosphoribosyltransferase, with the protein MSQVSPPAVTHPLLTIVTHPVMAQALVALRDQTTDSAAFRNAARQIAIGLLLEATRDLPTTSVPVQTPLQATTGEVLAGRVGVVPILRAGLGFIEPVLTLLPSAEIWHLGIYRNEETLMPVTYYNKLDRATPPETVIVVDPMLATGGSAAATLDVVKAWGRDQGQAPRHLKFACIISAPEGIAHLEATHPDVPIFTAAVDTQLNQVGYILPGLGDAGDRLYNTTGA; encoded by the coding sequence ATGAGCCAGGTATCGCCCCCCGCTGTCACCCATCCGCTGCTGACTATCGTGACCCACCCAGTCATGGCCCAGGCCCTCGTCGCGCTGCGGGACCAGACCACGGACTCCGCCGCGTTCCGGAATGCCGCCCGCCAGATCGCCATCGGCCTGCTGCTGGAAGCGACCCGGGACCTCCCCACGACGTCAGTGCCGGTCCAGACACCGCTCCAGGCCACCACGGGTGAGGTCCTGGCCGGGCGAGTCGGGGTGGTACCGATCCTCCGGGCCGGACTCGGCTTCATCGAACCGGTCCTCACCCTTCTGCCGTCGGCCGAAATCTGGCATCTGGGGATCTACCGCAATGAAGAAACCCTGATGCCGGTCACCTACTACAACAAGCTCGACCGGGCCACCCCACCAGAGACCGTCATCGTGGTGGACCCCATGCTCGCCACCGGCGGCTCGGCGGCGGCGACCCTCGATGTCGTGAAAGCGTGGGGACGCGACCAGGGGCAAGCTCCGCGACATCTCAAGTTCGCCTGCATCATCAGCGCGCCGGAGGGGATCGCCCATCTCGAGGCGACCCATCCGGATGTCCCTATCTTTACGGCGGCGGTCGATACCCAGCTCAACCAGGTGGGGTACATCCTGCCGGGGCTGGGCGATGCCGGAGATCGGCTTTACAACACGACTGGTGCCTGA
- the glpE_2 gene encoding Thiosulfate sulfurtransferase GlpE, whose amino-acid sequence MGLFDKLLGRGKPATDSAVDPEPEAESSAPPSDAWDASAHQLTADELAALLAADDDSLKLIDVREMWEFNSGSVPGAINIPLSELGIMVRDLEPEKHYITICAMGMRSLDAAYLLSSHGFEQVHSLAGGMSAWNARKSD is encoded by the coding sequence ATGGGACTCTTCGACAAACTCCTGGGACGCGGCAAGCCTGCGACCGACTCTGCCGTGGATCCGGAGCCGGAAGCCGAGTCCTCCGCTCCGCCCAGCGATGCCTGGGACGCCTCAGCACATCAGTTGACCGCCGACGAACTGGCGGCGCTCCTGGCCGCCGATGACGACTCCCTGAAGCTGATTGATGTCCGCGAGATGTGGGAATTCAACAGCGGATCGGTACCGGGAGCGATCAACATCCCCCTGTCGGAACTCGGCATCATGGTCCGGGACCTGGAGCCCGAAAAGCACTACATCACCATCTGTGCGATGGGAATGCGGTCTCTCGATGCCGCCTATCTCCTCTCATCGCACGGCTTCGAGCAGGTCCATTCGCTGGCTGGCGGGATGTCGGCCTGGAACGCCCGCAAATCCGACTAA
- the glnA gene encoding Glutamine synthetase: MATATRSRAKSAAGNGQYATSAKEAAIRKAITDANVRFLRLQFTDLLGGLKNVEIPIEQLDKALDNGIMFDGSSIEGFSRIQESDMRLHPDLDTFQVFPWTRNDPQGATARFLCDVHNPDGTPFAGCPRLTLKRNLAILAAQGYAMMVGPELEFFLFERDEKGHITETTTDAAGYFDLHPVDKGETARKAMVLALQGMGYEVEAAHHEVAPAQHEIDFKYTDALKAADNIVTFRFIVKTIAQQMGLHATFMPKPIFGVNGSGMHTNQSLFKKETNVFFDKLSETGLSRQAEYYIAGLLEHIRSFCAITNPLINSYKRLVPGYEAPVNIAWSQANRSPLIRIPAARGNSTRIELRSPDPSCNPYLALAVMSRSGLDGIERQLEPPKPVNENVYEMSEQKKKRLKIGSLPGNLQEAVLELQKSPLMREILGDHIFEHFIAAKLQEWEEYNIQVTAWEQQRYFKVY; the protein is encoded by the coding sequence ATGGCAACCGCCACCCGCTCCCGCGCTAAAAGCGCTGCCGGCAACGGCCAGTACGCCACATCGGCCAAGGAAGCCGCCATCCGCAAGGCCATTACCGACGCCAATGTCCGGTTCCTGCGCCTCCAGTTCACCGACCTGTTGGGCGGACTGAAGAATGTCGAGATCCCCATCGAGCAGCTCGACAAGGCCCTCGACAACGGCATCATGTTCGATGGGAGTTCCATTGAGGGCTTCAGCCGCATCCAGGAGTCGGACATGCGACTCCATCCCGACCTCGACACCTTCCAGGTCTTCCCCTGGACCCGCAACGATCCGCAAGGAGCCACGGCCCGCTTCCTGTGTGATGTCCACAACCCTGATGGCACGCCGTTCGCCGGCTGCCCCCGCCTCACCCTGAAGCGGAACCTCGCGATCCTCGCCGCCCAGGGCTACGCCATGATGGTGGGACCGGAGCTGGAGTTCTTCCTCTTTGAGCGGGATGAGAAGGGCCACATCACCGAGACCACCACCGATGCCGCCGGGTACTTCGACCTCCACCCGGTCGACAAGGGGGAAACGGCGCGTAAGGCGATGGTCCTCGCACTCCAGGGGATGGGCTATGAAGTCGAAGCCGCGCACCACGAGGTCGCGCCGGCGCAGCATGAAATCGACTTCAAGTACACCGATGCCCTCAAAGCCGCCGACAACATCGTGACCTTCCGCTTCATCGTGAAAACCATCGCCCAGCAGATGGGACTCCACGCCACCTTCATGCCGAAACCGATCTTTGGTGTCAACGGTTCCGGGATGCACACCAATCAGAGCCTCTTCAAAAAAGAGACCAACGTCTTTTTCGACAAGCTCTCCGAGACGGGGCTCTCCCGGCAGGCGGAGTACTACATCGCCGGCCTCCTGGAGCACATCCGCTCCTTCTGCGCCATCACCAATCCGCTGATCAACAGCTACAAGCGACTGGTGCCCGGGTATGAGGCGCCGGTGAACATCGCGTGGTCCCAGGCGAATCGCTCCCCCCTGATCCGGATTCCCGCCGCCCGGGGGAACTCCACCCGCATCGAGCTGCGGAGTCCGGACCCCTCCTGCAATCCCTATCTCGCCCTGGCGGTCATGTCCCGTTCCGGGCTCGATGGCATCGAACGGCAACTCGAACCGCCGAAGCCGGTCAACGAGAACGTCTACGAAATGAGCGAGCAGAAAAAAAAGCGGCTGAAGATCGGGTCCCTGCCGGGCAACCTGCAGGAAGCGGTTCTCGAGCTGCAGAAGTCGCCTCTCATGCGGGAGATCCTCGGGGACCATATCTTCGAGCACTTCATCGCGGCGAAGCTGCAGGAGTGGGAGGAGTACAACATCCAGGTGACTGCCTGGGAGCAGCAGCGCTACTTCAAGGTCTACTAG
- the dagK_1 gene encoding Diacylglycerol kinase, whose amino-acid sequence MIDPESLLPRLREAGWDPHIARTTSPAEAKEVVATHGAAGGGAVVSLGGDGTIHSVLQGLDFAQQTLGIIPVGSGNDIYRNFRAPHDLETALAPILRRTITQWDVGTVGDLRFLNSAGVGLDSETLMVRERSRGAIRRNYALLFLKTLSSLQLTDVEMEIDGEVMQDRGWWYIVANGPWIGGGMFICPGGSVTDGQLEILCMSEVPKWRLIQALPRVFKGTHLTLPGVKMLHGREVVLRTPARPQRIAVDGELADPTPVTIRLLPGVLRVFSPN is encoded by the coding sequence ATGATCGATCCGGAGTCGCTCCTGCCGCGCCTGCGGGAGGCTGGCTGGGATCCCCATATCGCCAGGACCACTTCACCGGCGGAAGCCAAAGAGGTGGTCGCGACTCACGGTGCTGCCGGGGGCGGGGCGGTGGTGTCCCTGGGCGGCGATGGGACCATCCATTCGGTTCTGCAGGGGCTCGATTTCGCACAGCAGACCCTCGGCATCATTCCGGTGGGGTCGGGCAACGACATCTACCGCAACTTCCGGGCCCCTCACGATCTGGAGACGGCCCTCGCGCCAATCCTGCGGCGCACGATCACACAATGGGATGTCGGGACAGTCGGTGACCTCCGTTTTCTTAACTCCGCCGGTGTCGGGCTTGATTCCGAGACGCTGATGGTGCGGGAACGAAGTCGGGGGGCGATTCGACGGAACTATGCGCTGCTGTTTCTGAAAACGCTCTCCTCGCTGCAGCTGACCGACGTCGAAATGGAAATCGATGGCGAGGTGATGCAGGACCGGGGCTGGTGGTACATCGTCGCGAACGGTCCCTGGATCGGTGGCGGGATGTTCATCTGTCCGGGAGGGAGTGTGACAGACGGGCAGCTGGAGATTCTCTGTATGAGCGAAGTGCCGAAGTGGCGACTGATCCAGGCTCTCCCCCGGGTCTTCAAGGGCACGCACCTCACGCTCCCCGGAGTCAAAATGCTCCATGGACGCGAAGTCGTGCTGCGGACCCCGGCGCGTCCGCAGAGGATTGCGGTCGATGGCGAACTCGCGGACCCGACTCCTGTCACTATCCGGTTGTTGCCAGGAGTCCTGCGGGTCTTCAGTCCAAACTAA
- a CDS encoding Crotonyl-CoA hydratase, protein MSAELQPPTSASSPTPIRVPGSATLRPDPYARVAAAFTSPEDPPRILDWPHLELRLEYPFAVLQLRRPDDKWNTMNTSTMSMLDEALEWVYQDPNIKTLIVTGQDPVFTTGADVRGELHQLDQWEVRDFVRRGKQVFAKFEEMDCPTIAAINGLALGGGMELILCCDFRIAVPKARMGLTEANLAIVPGWGGSQRLVRTVGKTEALRMIYSGEQVRADRALETGLISAIVPAESLLDDCRAFAKDFVNKSRLTLGLGKREVYLGLETSLHYGNAAESEMIALSWTSQDRQAALKAFVAGEKGPSTWKNK, encoded by the coding sequence ATGAGTGCGGAGTTGCAGCCCCCCACATCCGCTTCGTCGCCCACCCCCATCCGGGTCCCGGGCTCCGCCACCTTGCGGCCGGATCCGTATGCCCGGGTCGCGGCGGCCTTTACCAGCCCCGAGGACCCTCCCCGGATCCTGGACTGGCCCCATCTGGAGCTCCGCCTGGAGTACCCCTTTGCGGTGCTTCAGCTGAGACGTCCGGATGACAAGTGGAACACGATGAACACCAGCACGATGTCGATGCTGGATGAAGCCCTGGAGTGGGTCTACCAGGACCCCAACATCAAGACCCTCATCGTGACAGGGCAGGACCCGGTTTTTACGACCGGCGCGGATGTGCGTGGGGAGTTGCACCAGCTGGACCAGTGGGAAGTCCGGGATTTTGTCCGTCGGGGCAAGCAGGTGTTCGCCAAGTTCGAGGAAATGGATTGTCCCACCATCGCCGCCATCAACGGCCTGGCGCTGGGGGGCGGCATGGAGCTCATTCTCTGCTGCGATTTTCGGATCGCGGTCCCGAAGGCACGGATGGGGCTCACGGAAGCCAACCTGGCGATCGTCCCGGGCTGGGGCGGGTCCCAGCGGCTGGTTCGCACAGTGGGCAAGACCGAAGCACTCCGGATGATCTATTCGGGAGAACAGGTCCGGGCGGATCGGGCGCTGGAAACCGGACTCATCAGCGCCATCGTGCCGGCGGAGTCGCTGCTGGATGATTGTCGGGCCTTCGCGAAAGACTTTGTCAACAAGTCGCGACTCACCCTGGGCCTCGGGAAGCGGGAAGTCTACCTGGGCCTGGAGACATCGCTTCACTATGGCAACGCGGCGGAGAGCGAGATGATCGCCCTCTCCTGGACCAGTCAGGATCGGCAGGCCGCGCTCAAAGCCTTTGTTGCCGGTGAAAAGGGACCATCCACGTGGAAAAACAAGTAG
- the tolB_3 gene encoding Protein TolB, with protein sequence MEKQVGFGLLALLAAAFPCSVSAAGQAPLDTLPWESGALIAPEEEPFFGRLQQFTFEGENAEAYWHTSGTRLIFQRTPQTPDAAEPFECDQIFSLDLLTGERTLISPGQGRTTCSFFIPGQDRVLFASTHAHNAACPAKPDYSMGYVWPIYPDYDIYTARPDGSDLQPLVASDNYDAEAVTDQTGTWMVYTALREGDLNLFVRNLRDGNEQQVTHRVGYDGGAVFSPDGTRIAWRASYPDTPEAVADYQRLLGEHLIRPNALDLYVANRDGSDVRRITNNGAANFGPIFSPDGNYLFFSSNLDSPRSREFELYLVEIATGEITQVTHSPEFDGFPMFSYCGRYLAFCSNRGGSHEGNTNVFVAEWIGPGNGRGEPPDNIIATP encoded by the coding sequence GTGGAAAAACAAGTAGGTTTCGGCCTGCTGGCGTTGCTGGCAGCCGCCTTCCCCTGCAGCGTGAGCGCGGCGGGTCAGGCTCCGCTGGACACGCTCCCCTGGGAGAGCGGCGCATTGATCGCCCCGGAAGAGGAGCCGTTCTTCGGCAGACTGCAGCAGTTCACGTTCGAGGGGGAAAACGCGGAGGCGTACTGGCACACCAGCGGTACCCGGCTCATCTTCCAGCGGACTCCCCAGACGCCGGATGCCGCAGAACCCTTCGAGTGCGATCAGATATTCAGCCTCGACCTCCTGACCGGGGAGCGCACCCTCATCTCCCCCGGCCAGGGACGCACGACCTGTTCCTTCTTCATCCCGGGGCAGGACCGGGTGCTGTTCGCATCCACACACGCTCACAACGCCGCCTGCCCCGCGAAGCCTGATTACTCCATGGGGTATGTCTGGCCTATCTATCCGGACTACGACATCTACACCGCCAGGCCCGATGGCAGCGATCTGCAGCCGCTGGTGGCCTCCGACAACTATGATGCGGAGGCGGTCACTGACCAGACTGGCACATGGATGGTCTATACGGCGCTGCGGGAGGGTGACCTCAATCTGTTTGTTCGCAACCTTCGTGATGGCAATGAACAGCAGGTGACCCACCGGGTGGGCTATGACGGTGGCGCGGTCTTTTCCCCCGATGGCACCCGCATCGCCTGGCGCGCCTCTTATCCCGACACGCCGGAGGCCGTAGCGGACTACCAGCGTCTGCTGGGAGAACATCTGATTCGTCCGAATGCCCTGGACCTCTATGTCGCCAATCGCGATGGGTCCGATGTCCGCCGCATTACCAACAACGGGGCGGCCAATTTCGGACCGATCTTTTCCCCCGACGGCAACTACCTCTTTTTTTCCAGTAATCTCGACAGCCCCCGGTCCCGGGAGTTTGAGCTTTATCTGGTGGAGATCGCCACTGGCGAGATCACCCAGGTGACCCACAGTCCGGAGTTCGATGGCTTCCCCATGTTCAGCTATTGCGGGCGGTATCTGGCATTTTGCTCCAATCGGGGCGGGAGCCACGAGGGCAACACGAACGTCTTTGTGGCCGAGTGGATCGGGCCGGGGAATGGCCGGGGCGAGCCACCCGACAACATCATCGCGACCCCCTGA
- the ribD gene encoding Riboflavin biosynthesis protein RibD, translated as MPTGAASSLPDLDILHPDDVPYLRRALDLAAATVGLTSPNPMVGCVLVKHGEIVGEGAHRFAERDHAEVVALRQAGRKAAGATAYITLEPCGTTGRTGPCTQALIDAHVTKVVMCMKDPNPQNAGVGYEQLLQAGLILRWGLLKQEAMHLNRAFIKVHTRQLPYVTIKVATSADGRLATSAGESAGLSGPEAHWLVHQLRATVDGIVIGARTLTADNPRLTTRWDDYAHAAVAWPAGLIPYAAATSRTPVRIVVSGQLAFEPAKYRLFQTARELPVMVVTRKSAPVPVLRTLEMLGVRVLFAKANRAGLEAQAVLQALMHAGLNHLLIEGGGQLLTPILEQGLWDELLHIQAPVLLGGESAPSWMVGKGSRRLGGAPRLCRTDVVPLGDDLAVRYVPEPT; from the coding sequence ATGCCGACCGGAGCCGCCTCATCGCTGCCGGATCTCGACATCCTCCATCCCGATGATGTCCCGTATCTCCGCAGAGCGCTGGACCTCGCGGCAGCCACGGTCGGACTCACCAGCCCGAATCCCATGGTCGGCTGCGTTCTGGTGAAACATGGCGAGATCGTGGGCGAAGGCGCTCATCGTTTCGCCGAACGGGATCATGCCGAAGTGGTCGCCCTGCGACAGGCCGGACGAAAGGCGGCAGGCGCGACTGCTTACATCACCCTCGAGCCCTGTGGCACCACCGGTCGCACGGGTCCCTGCACTCAGGCCCTCATCGATGCGCATGTCACCAAAGTGGTGATGTGCATGAAAGACCCCAACCCGCAGAACGCCGGAGTGGGCTATGAGCAATTACTGCAGGCGGGGTTGATTCTGCGCTGGGGGCTCCTCAAACAAGAGGCGATGCACCTGAATCGGGCGTTCATCAAAGTCCATACCCGTCAGTTGCCGTATGTGACCATCAAAGTCGCGACTTCCGCCGATGGTCGTCTCGCCACGTCCGCAGGTGAGTCCGCCGGACTTTCGGGTCCCGAAGCGCACTGGCTGGTGCATCAGCTCCGCGCCACCGTCGATGGGATCGTCATTGGAGCCCGGACCCTCACGGCCGACAACCCCCGCCTCACCACGCGCTGGGATGACTACGCCCACGCCGCGGTCGCTTGGCCCGCCGGACTCATTCCCTATGCCGCCGCCACTTCGCGGACACCGGTCCGGATCGTGGTCTCCGGGCAGCTCGCCTTCGAGCCGGCCAAGTACCGCCTCTTCCAAACCGCCCGGGAACTCCCGGTGATGGTGGTGACTCGTAAGTCGGCGCCAGTCCCAGTCCTCCGGACACTGGAGATGCTGGGCGTCCGGGTCCTGTTCGCGAAGGCGAATCGCGCAGGCCTCGAGGCGCAGGCGGTGCTGCAGGCACTCATGCATGCCGGACTCAACCATCTGCTGATCGAAGGAGGTGGGCAGCTCCTGACACCGATCCTGGAGCAGGGACTTTGGGATGAGCTGCTGCATATCCAGGCGCCGGTGCTCCTCGGAGGGGAAAGTGCGCCGTCATGGATGGTAGGGAAGGGGTCGCGCCGACTCGGGGGAGCGCCGCGCCTCTGTCGTACCGATGTGGTCCCGCTGGGAGACGACCTCGCCGTGCGCTACGTCCCGGAGCCAACATAA
- the mqnE gene encoding Aminodeoxyfutalosine synthase — MTGMTDAYSRFTQTIANRTGMDPNAVSSSLRRQSPDTAASTTIDRPVFMGFDKRLEPIAAKVAAGERLSLEDGLLLYETPDLLTVGALANQVREHRWGDKTFYNLNMHINPTNVCWVDCGLCAFGKFKGTPGTYAMTPEQVLEMVNPEVDEVHMVAGLHPNLPYEWYLDVMRVIKEAYPHIHVKGWTAVEIDFMQRLSKKPLPEIFEEMREAGLGSMPGGGAEIFHPEVRAIICKHKISGDRWLKIHRVAHECGFRSNATMLYGHVERPEHKVDHLMRLRDLQDQTGGFQCLIPLHFHPENTALQQVTEASGMDDLREIAVSRLLLDNFDHIKAYWIMLTPKLAQVALWWGADDMDGTVVQEKIVHDANCASPRGLLQSDITTAIREAGRVPVLRDTLYRELPDRTASLAAAE, encoded by the coding sequence ATGACGGGCATGACCGACGCCTACAGCCGCTTCACGCAAACCATCGCCAATCGGACCGGCATGGACCCCAACGCCGTCTCCTCCAGCCTGCGCCGCCAGTCGCCGGATACCGCTGCCAGCACCACGATCGACCGTCCGGTGTTCATGGGCTTCGATAAACGTCTGGAACCGATTGCCGCGAAGGTGGCAGCGGGGGAGCGCCTGTCGCTGGAGGATGGCCTGTTGTTGTATGAGACCCCCGACCTGCTGACAGTCGGAGCGCTGGCGAATCAGGTCCGGGAGCATCGCTGGGGCGACAAGACTTTCTACAACCTCAACATGCACATCAACCCCACGAATGTCTGCTGGGTGGACTGCGGGCTCTGTGCATTCGGCAAGTTCAAAGGGACCCCGGGCACCTACGCCATGACCCCGGAGCAGGTCCTGGAAATGGTGAATCCGGAGGTCGATGAGGTCCACATGGTAGCGGGCCTCCATCCCAATCTGCCGTATGAGTGGTACCTGGATGTCATGCGGGTCATCAAAGAGGCGTATCCGCACATCCATGTCAAAGGCTGGACTGCGGTGGAGATCGACTTCATGCAGCGGCTGAGTAAAAAGCCGCTACCGGAGATTTTTGAGGAGATGAGGGAGGCGGGACTCGGATCGATGCCCGGCGGCGGTGCGGAGATTTTCCATCCCGAGGTCCGGGCGATCATCTGCAAGCACAAGATCAGTGGCGACCGCTGGCTGAAGATCCACCGGGTCGCGCATGAATGCGGCTTCCGCAGCAACGCCACCATGCTCTACGGGCATGTGGAGCGGCCGGAGCATAAGGTGGACCACCTGATGCGTCTGCGGGACCTGCAGGATCAGACCGGCGGCTTCCAGTGCCTGATTCCGCTCCACTTTCATCCGGAGAACACAGCGCTCCAGCAGGTCACAGAAGCCTCCGGGATGGATGACCTCCGGGAAATTGCGGTCAGTCGCCTGCTGCTCGACAACTTCGACCACATCAAGGCGTACTGGATCATGCTGACACCGAAGCTGGCCCAGGTCGCGCTCTGGTGGGGGGCGGATGATATGGATGGCACGGTGGTGCAGGAGAAAATCGTCCACGATGCCAACTGCGCCTCCCCACGCGGGCTCCTGCAAAGCGACATCACCACGGCCATTCGGGAAGCAGGGCGGGTACCGGTGTTGCGGGACACCCTGTATCGCGAGCTGCCGGACCGGACTGCCAGCCTCGCGGCAGCCGAGTAA
- the clpS gene encoding ATP-dependent Clp protease adapter protein ClpS: MIRQIEEIATRLDEPVVMRVILFDDDVHFFDDVIRIVELATRCPRAKAEAITRRVHEEGEAVAYIGTHQDCCRVGAIFERAALRWQLA, encoded by the coding sequence TTGATTCGTCAGATCGAGGAGATTGCCACCCGACTCGATGAACCTGTCGTTATGCGAGTCATCTTATTCGACGACGACGTCCACTTTTTCGATGACGTGATTCGGATTGTCGAACTGGCGACCCGGTGTCCGAGGGCGAAGGCCGAGGCCATCACCCGCCGGGTCCACGAAGAGGGGGAAGCGGTCGCGTACATCGGCACTCACCAGGACTGTTGCCGGGTGGGTGCGATCTTCGAACGAGCCGCACTGCGCTGGCAACTCGCCTGA